ACCGTTCACGTGGATCCCTAATCGTGTTGCGGTATTGGCAGACCTCGATGCCCGGTGTGAGGACAACGAACAGGACCTGGCGAGGCGTGAGGAGATCGAGGAAAAAGTCCAGCTTCTCGCGGGAGGGGATCACCGCATCGATCAGGGCCGTGAAGCCGGCGTCGGCGAAGTTGTTCGCCAGCGCGCACAGATTGCGGTGCAACAGCTCGACTTGCCGTGCTGCTTCGTCGGC
This is a stretch of genomic DNA from Streptomyces sp. NBC_00285. It encodes these proteins:
- a CDS encoding AAA family ATPase; translated protein: MTTAGAPNCLIVTGMPGAGKSTVTRLVAERLPRSARLDGDELNRMIVSGFVWALGEPADEAARQVELLHRNLCALANNFADAGFTALIDAVIPSREKLDFFLDLLTPRQVLFVVLTPGIEVCQYRNTIRDPRERFDFDGYRDSFAVHRASARW